In Cicer arietinum cultivar CDC Frontier isolate Library 1 chromosome 7, Cicar.CDCFrontier_v2.0, whole genome shotgun sequence, the genomic window ATATATCCTAAATATAAcagcaaaaaataatttaattattaataataaatataagttgacttaaaaagaaagactaaattaaaaatggaaaaaaaattggaactttaaatttaagaaattttgtACATgtaagaactaaaaatatataaaatgataaaattgtaCGAAGACAAAACATTTATTTAACCTAAATAAATTTACTAGTCAAACAATATGCATATGAAATATGTCCTTTTTATTTTGGCAGAGTATCGTGTATCATACCATGTCAAACTTAACCGAAAAGTAACGCTATGGCATGTTTACGAGTCAAACATAAATCTTAAAGTTTACAAAACTAGTCTTTGACCTTATAAAGTATATttcaactaatttatttttaatgtaattcaCTGCCGGCTGAGATGGAAATAAGTTATGCCGTTTGTCAGGAGCCTAAGATCTGATCTACTTATAGTCTGATCTAACCTATTTATGGTCTGATTTGACCTATTGAATAAAAAGATTAGgttcaaactatttttaaagcatatttattgaaatatgtCAGACtaagttttataaaaaagtctattagatctgaatctatatatattttattctttattaatgttactttttattattatttattaataatattatttcctattttaaagtctatcaattaggcaatcgtAGTCGTTCTATATTCGGCAACTGTTCAATTAGGCAATTACTtaatagtcattccatatttgtttgagaggtaataatgggtgcgtttgttttagaaaaaaaatattatttgaaaccaaaaatcagtttttaaggtttaaggggtgtttgtttcagatttttttaaaattattttgttagaaaaattattttttgtttaatatatatagatatgtacattggtATTGGTATGTGGAAATTGGTATAGATAGAGCATGTAGCTTGACATGTGTATAGGgactaattataaatttattttgttttcttggaAGGTTGTTGCATTGTGATCCGTAGatttattagttattattttatcagATTTGATTATGATTTTATTAGTTTCCCTTTCATATAAATGCATAGTTTAacgtatttaaaaaaatatataaaatataatatttaaatgttttaatatgaataagacttttaaagaGACTTTCAGGTTATatcagacttttaaaaaggttagGGCAGCCGTTGACTAGATtcagacctttcaaagtctAGTCTGGTCTGCCCTATTCTCACCCATAACTACCTGTTTAAACATACACAAAATATTCACACTTCAATCATTGTGATATCCATAAACACAAACTTATATacatgtaaaatataaaataccaaGCAGTTTATTGTTAGGTCGAAAGTCTTATCTCATATTTGAACAGAGACTTTataattgtattaattataataaaatttattatatctttaagataaaaaaaaaattatcaagtaGTTAACTTAAATAATTCTTTTGATGTCAAATTGTTTGTGTAATATCTAAGTTTAATGTTGTGTTTGAAATAATCATTGATCGTCTCACCGAAATCTAAACTATTGAATTTTTTCTCGTGAGAATTCGAAGATTAAATTCCAAATATACAGATACATAGGCCACCTTCTATCTCACAACAATTGTctatttgcttttttttttcctgtttaaaattatttttaattttaatatattaattatttttatattaatataatattatttactaTATATCAACTCATTAAactatttcttaaaaatcaaaataattaattattttaaaaagaaattacacGCAATTCAGATGAAACATTTAAAATGAGACAAAGTATCTAATAAATAGCAATTCATTGTGAATATATTGCATTAATGTGCTaccttgattttcttttttggcAAACCGATTTCTTACTTtaaaaccaaaaagaaaatatcaaaactcattaagataaatttatttattttacataaaagtGTTATGAATTTTCCCACTATAGTTGGCTCCattacaaaatcacaataattGCTCACAGGtggttttattaatttttacttgAAAATAAATCACAGCACTTAGTTATAAAAGCAAGGGAAAGCAAATACCCTTTGCATATACttgaaatttattttgcaaaacaaacatcattcatgAAAGACACAATGACATTATCGATTTCTCATGTGTTAATAtcacttcttctttttgttttgctGCACAAACCTACCCTTGCTATCAAACAGGCAAGCTTTGTCTCAATTTTCGATATTTCTTTATtattcacttttttattttgtttactcTTAATTTACACTAAACGCGATTTCAAAATTTCTTGTAAACTAATAATCATTCatgtatttgtttttgttaGTCTTATATTGTATACTTAGGATCACAAGTCCTTCATTACTTGATAGTAAATTAGCTACGGACTCTCACTATGATTTTCTTGGATCATTCGTTGGAAGgtatgaaattcaatttataaaatccaTAAGATTACATAAATGATTATGAAAtgatgatattaaattttattttttcttctacaGTACCGAGAAGGCCAAAGAAGCAATATTTTATTCTTATAATAGATATATCAATGGCTTTGCTGCAATACTTGATGACGATGAAGCAGCAAATGTTGCAAGTATGTGGTTACGTTATTTTCCACTTTGttgtattatgttattttttaatacatttatttgttaattaatgcatatttaatattattttttcattaattgtaatttgatttttcTAATTGGTGCCATATGTATGTTATTGGTGAATGCAGAGCATCCAAATGTAGTATCaatattcttaaataaaaaatatgaactaCACACAACCCGGTCGTGGGAATTCCTTGGGTTAGAGAGAAATGGTGGATTTCCAAAGGATTCATTGTGGCATAAATCACTTGGTGAAGACATTATTATTGGAAATTTGGACACAGGTAATcaaagattatttttatttttatatgttataataagattttaaaaaaaccatTTGATATGTTAtctatatattattgttttagGAATTTACCATGTTAAGACGATtatgattttgatttgatttcatcaTTCAATTAAGAcgatttgattttattatgttaagACGATTATTAATGCAATAACTGTATATTGTAACAAGTGCTTGAGAATAAGAATAAAGTTTAGAATAAAATATGTCAAGTCATCAACCTTgacgattttttttatataatatctaCTTTGATATGAATATGTGGataaacatttcatttttaattgataaagaTATCATTTCATTTATGTTCTAGATTGTCTATAAAATTTAAGAGCTGAAgcataaaattggttaaaataatgtaatgagaacaataaaatcattatattttgataaataaatatttatttaacttttaattgatatttatgaCCAATGCCCGTTAACTcttaactcttttttttttttttattgatgttgTGATATAATATGATAGGTGTTTGGCCGGAATCCCAGAGTTTTAGTGATGAAGGGTTTGGACCAATTCCAAAAAAATGGCGTGGAATCTGTCAAGTTGctcaaaataataaagataaatttcACTGCAATAGGTCTTCTTGCTCTCTATAACTCATCATTACTTCCATTTAGTACCACTTCATTAATTAGCTTACCTCAAGTTTTGTTGTTTATATTCGAAATTAAAGGATTTGATTTACTAAAATGCAATAGCTCATGGATACGTGTCTATTTTTGTCCAtacaaaaatcatttaaaatgaatgtcatttttaattataatttaattaatataaaacaatattttacattatcaatcTATCAATCTAAACTAttagattattaaaaatatttgtatattattaaaaatatttttaaaatcacaaataaaattaattattgtactCATAGTGTAAAAAAATATGCGGACAATCCATTAAACTCATGAATTTATATACATTCATCTTAAAtcattagattttattttgtatttatgataaCGATGAACACATcaatgttaaataaaaataatttgacaaaattattattctttttattttatttataattttttgaatatcTATGCAATAAGCAAATGTGACATggaacataattttaaaaaagcaAACTTTATGAATGAATTACCTTACATGTCTTTATAGGAAGCTTATTGGAgcaagatatttttataaaggtTATGAGGCATCAAAAGGCCAAAATGCATCATTCAATAGTGCACGTGATTTTGAAGGTCATGGTTCACATACATTATCAACAGCTGGAGGTAATGTTGTTAATGGAGTAAATGTATTTGGTTATGGTAACGGAACAGCAAGTGGTGGATCTCCAAAAGCACGTGTTGCAACCTATAAAGTTTGTTGGGATGGATGTTATGGGGCTGATATTTTGGCTGGTTTTGAAGCTGCCATACATGATGGTGTTGATGTGATTTCAATGTCTTTGGGTGGTGATCCTCAAGAATATTTTCAAAACGGAATTTCAATAGGCTCATTTCATGCAGTTTCCAACAACATCGTTGTGGTTGGTTCTGGAGGAAACTCAGGACCTACTCTTGAAACTGTTGCAAATTTGGAACCTTGGATGTTCACAATTGCTGCAAGCACAATTGATAGAGATTTGGCAAGTAATTATGTTACACTTGgtaacaagaaaatatttaaggtACATATATTGTTTACAtgtttttaaattgtttgtAGTTTTGTTTCAAACAGTTATATTGCAAAAACATATAAGCATAGGAAGTCATGGTCTAAATTGTGTTTGTAATGTTGTTGGAGCGATTTCAAAATCCTTAATATTACTATTGCAATTGCCATTGCAgaacataatttaaaatcatttgattaCATTATATTGTTTATTGACCccaaagaaaattaaaattgcaacaCAAATTTAGAAatggaaaattttaaaatccaTCTATAATTTTGTCGTATAATATTTGAGACGGCAAATTTGAAGactaattttgtttttcatttctattttcaatgttatttcaatatttttatagtaGTATATTAATCTAGCTTAATTAATTGTTTGCAATGTTTATCATTAGGGAGCTAGTCTTTCCGGGATAAACTTACCACAAAATAAGATGTATCCATTGATAAGTGCTGCTGATGCCAAACTTGATAATGTGTCTGCCGTAGATAGGTAAGAGTTCTTTTGTTTCTATATGACCTACtcgaataatttttttctagtGTGTATACAtgttcttttttaatatatttttattttatttttgtagtcTTCTTTGCAAGGAAGGAACTATTGACCCTCATAAGGTTAACGGAAAAATATTGGTATGTCTTCGAGGTGAGAATACTAGAATTGACAAGGGTGTACAAGCTTCTCGTGCGGGTGCTATTGGAATGATTTTGGCTAATGATGAGGCATCAGGGAATCAAATTAATCCTGACCCTCATTTTCTTCCTGCTTCACATGTCAACTTTACCGTTggcaatttcatttttaaatacaTCAATAGCACAAAGTAATTTTTCTCCCATATGCTCTAGGCTTGATATTTTATTCATAACTTTGGTTTTAAAGTTTGGATTATTCATACACATGGAATTTAATATTTATGCATACATTATGTAGGTTCCCTGTGGCTTACATTTCTAAAGTTATAACACGATTTGGTGTAAATCCAACACCAATTATGGCAGCATTTTCATCAAGAGGCCCAAATTTCATTGAGCCTTCAATCCTCAAGGTTTATTGTTATTTACAATAATTATAACTCATCATTTAGactatctttaaaaaaattaaaggttaCCATGtaattgtaaattttattttctatttcagCCTGACATTACGGCACCAGGTGTCAACATAATTGCAGCTTATAGCAAAGCTGTATCACCTACAGAACAAACATTTGATAAGCGTAGAATTCCTTATATTACTATGTCAGGAACTTCAATGTCATGTCCTCATGTTGCTGGTCTTGTTGGGCTACTTAAATCTCTTCATCCTACTTGGAGTCCAGCTGCTATCAAGTCAGCAATCATGACCACAGGTAATTAAAGTATATTGCTTAAAAACATGTAAGATCAcataattcatttatttatgtgttttattgatcaaattttacatgTTTTGCAGCAACAACAAAAGACAATATGGGCAAGCATATGTTAGACTCATCATTAGACAGGGCAACACCTTTTGCATATGGTGCCGGGCACGTTCGACCAAATCGTGCAGCGGATCCAGGACTTGTATATGACCTGAACATTACTGATTATTTGAACTTTTTATGTGGTCATGGATACACTAGTTCTCAACTTACAGTGTTCTATGGAAGACCTTACGAATGTCCAAAGTCCTTCAATCTAGTAGATTTCAATTATCCAGCCATCACAATTCCTGATTTTAAAGTTGGACATTCTCTGAACGTTACTCGTATTCTAACCAATGTCGGGTCTCCAAGTAACTATAAAGTGCGCATCCAAGCACCCCCAGAGTTTCTAGTTTCAGTTGAGCCTTCAAGACTTAGATTTACGAAAAAGGGTGAAAAAAGAGAGTTCAAGGTTACATTAACCTTGAAGCCAAAAAGTAAGTATATCACTGATTACGTCTTTGGGAAGTTGACTTGGACTAATGGAAAACATCGGGTCGCAACTCCTATTGCTATAACTTATCCACAATAGAGAGGTTTAGGTTGATGTTATGTTTTACTATCAACTATTTAAAGTAGTGTTTCTATTTTTCTGCCtctttaaataaaatgacataTTATGTTTTGTAAACTTTTTACAAAGATTGTGAATATAATATATCATTgttgttttaataaattttttaatgtgaatGGAACCAAATAAATAAGATCAAATAAcgtgaaatgaaataaaattgtcgtgatgaaaaataatatttagccTCCTACAAAAATTCTCTACATGTTATAGTATAATTAATACTTAGAAATATtgggaaaaaaataatatttagccACCTACACAAAATCTATACCTGTTATAGCATAATTCTTATTTGGTgttacattaatcaatcgatgcACTTGAGAGACAAAATGACACATATTAAATTAGTTACATCGCTGATACGTTGAACACCCCAAAAATTCATACATGATATCACTAATTCTGCCTTGAACACACATCTATGAGATGAGTTGTGCAAGAACACAATTTTGGATAAACTCGCATATGTGACAAAATTGTGTCGCATCAACATTGTGAATCTGAAAATTTGAATTCTATGTTTTGAATATGTTAAGCTGTAACTAGGTGTTATAATATGTGAATTGTGAAAACGTAAATCTTATATTGTTAATATGTGAAGATGTGATATCCTTACTGTGAATCATATCATATGTTGTGAATTGTGAGTAATGCAATTTTCCAACCAAGCCACCTCATCGTTAATCCTAATGAATATTTACTGAATATACATCATTCTTTTattaattgagaaaaaaaatacaatatgagTATTTATAATAGCCTATCAACAAAATAGTTATAACAACCAAAAAGGTAAAGGCATGATAAAACTAACTAATATAAAACTAACATCCCCCCTTAAGATGGAGAATGTAGGTTAAGAATTCCCAGCTTGTTAagaattgaattgaatgttGTAGGTTCAAGAGGCTTAGTAAAGAAATCTGCCAGCATATTTGATGAAGATATGGGCAAGAGTTTGAACAATCCAGCTTGCAGTTTGTCCCGAACAATGTGACAATCAATTTCTATATGTTTTGTTCTTTCATGGAATGTTGGATTTGACGCAATGTTCCTGGCTGATTGATTATCGCAATAAAGAGTCGTAGGGGCCGAACAATCCATGTTTAATTCTTGCAAAAGAAATGTTATCCATTGAATTTCACAAGTTGTTGATGCTAATGCTCTATATTCTGCTTCTGAAGATGAACGAGATACAGTGCTTTGTTTCTTAGACCTCCACGAAATCAATGATGAACCAAGAAATATACAAAACCCAGTAACAGACCTTCTTGTTTTTGGGCAGGTTGCCCAATCAGAGTCGCTAAATGCTCGCAGTTGAAGCCTGGACGCCGATGAGTAAAACAATCCTTGAGCTGGTGCAGTTTTTATGTATTTGAGGATCCTCATGGCTTCCATGTAATGGTCTTCAGTCGGTGATTGCATAAATTGACAAAGTTGTTGCACGACGAAGGTGATATCAGGTCGTGTGTTGGTCAAGTAGATAAGACGTCCAATAATTCTTCTAAAAGAGGTTGAGTCATGA contains:
- the LOC101512185 gene encoding subtilisin-like protease SBT5.4; the encoded protein is MNYLTCLYRKLIGARYFYKGYEASKGQNASFNSARDFEGHGSHTLSTAGGNVVNGVNVFGYGNGTASGGSPKARVATYKVCWDGCYGADILAGFEAAIHDGVDVISMSLGGDPQEYFQNGISIGSFHAVSNNIVVVGSGGNSGPTLETVANLEPWMFTIAASTIDRDLASNYVTLGNKKIFKGASLSGINLPQNKMYPLISAADAKLDNVSAVDSLLCKEGTIDPHKVNGKILVCLRGENTRIDKGVQASRAGAIGMILANDEASGNQINPDPHFLPASHVNFTVGNFIFKYINSTKFPVAYISKVITRFGVNPTPIMAAFSSRGPNFIEPSILKPDITAPGVNIIAAYSKAVSPTEQTFDKRRIPYITMSGTSMSCPHVAGLVGLLKSLHPTWSPAAIKSAIMTTATTKDNMGKHMLDSSLDRATPFAYGAGHVRPNRAADPGLVYDLNITDYLNFLCGHGYTSSQLTVFYGRPYECPKSFNLVDFNYPAITIPDFKVGHSLNVTRILTNVGSPSNYKVRIQAPPEFLVSVEPSRLRFTKKGEKREFKVTLTLKPKSKYITDYVFGKLTWTNGKHRVATPIAITYPQ
- the LOC140918648 gene encoding subtilisin-like protease Glyma18g48580: MNNQVLITSPSLLDSKLATDSHYDFLGSFVGSTEKAKEAIFYSYNRYINGFAAILDDDEAANVAKHPNVVSIFLNKKYELHTTRSWEFLGLERNGGFPKDSLWHKSLGEDIIIGNLDTGVWPESQSFSDEGFGPIPKKWRGICQVAQNNKDKFHCNRSSCSL